The Rhodocytophaga rosea genome has a segment encoding these proteins:
- a CDS encoding DUF3857 domain-containing protein, which translates to MISTFFCLHNRVYRTFFALLLTVSFTQSGLAQSQGPPMKWGKVSDRDLALKFVDYDSAATAVVLNDYGTITFTYGSHIVIQRHTRIKILDRKALDRANITLPYYVGNELEKITDIKAQTINVNAQGKTTFHELSDKQVFDIKINENWQEKRFTLPSVSEGSIIEYKYTTLSKNFSFLDAWVFQHDIPTLHSELLASIGQDLDYRLLLQGVRLLHKYSEKNSNRWMLDNLPALIDEPFTANYMDYAEKIRFQLAGYYKSKDGIGGGLEYVTTMTTWEKLAQEVLEDQDYSSYLNRRNVASKIIEKINTSESTDRVQQIYDYVKNNIRWNGLYRIYPKKSIAELLETKEGSSVEINLLLTLLLSEAGFTANPVLVSTREHGKPQRTYPLRSQFNHVIVHVLVGDKTYLLNATDPLRSYKILDKEDLNIAGFLLDKNQPRWIEIKPTIETRDVIVMTADLSDIKNPTYQADVNFKGYSSLDHKKAFLKLGKDAYIKKQTTASLTDYTLTNFSPSPVEDAEQDFRTVYQFTSDQIDPDAKMLYIKPVLLHSFQENPYKQVDRRLPVEHDYQVGFNYILNMKIPAGYQVQELPKSILVRLPENKGDFKYDIKHSGQQIQLSTSVTIKPFLQPADYFLYLKEFHNQVMAKFNEFIVLQKQ; encoded by the coding sequence ATGATTTCAACTTTTTTCTGCCTGCACAACCGTGTGTACAGGACTTTCTTTGCCCTTCTTCTAACTGTTTCTTTTACGCAATCCGGCCTTGCCCAGTCTCAGGGTCCTCCTATGAAATGGGGAAAAGTATCCGATAGGGACTTAGCCTTGAAATTTGTTGATTATGATAGTGCGGCTACCGCTGTGGTTCTGAACGATTATGGCACCATTACTTTCACCTATGGAAGTCATATCGTGATCCAACGGCATACACGTATTAAAATCCTGGACCGCAAAGCACTCGACCGGGCCAATATTACCCTGCCTTATTATGTGGGAAATGAACTGGAAAAAATCACAGATATCAAAGCCCAGACTATCAATGTGAATGCCCAGGGCAAAACTACTTTCCATGAGCTCTCAGATAAGCAGGTGTTCGACATAAAAATCAATGAAAACTGGCAGGAGAAAAGATTCACCTTGCCCTCTGTCAGCGAAGGTTCTATCATCGAATATAAATATACCACCCTTTCCAAGAACTTTTCTTTTCTAGACGCATGGGTGTTTCAACACGATATTCCTACCCTGCACAGCGAATTGCTGGCAAGTATCGGGCAGGATCTCGATTACAGGCTTTTACTGCAAGGCGTACGCCTACTGCATAAATATTCTGAAAAAAATTCCAACCGCTGGATGCTCGATAACCTGCCTGCTTTAATTGACGAACCTTTTACGGCAAACTACATGGATTATGCAGAAAAAATCCGCTTTCAACTGGCAGGCTATTACAAAAGTAAAGATGGCATTGGCGGAGGTCTTGAATATGTAACAACCATGACTACCTGGGAAAAATTAGCCCAGGAAGTGCTGGAAGACCAGGATTATAGTTCCTATTTAAACCGCAGGAATGTGGCTTCTAAAATAATTGAGAAAATAAACACCTCTGAAAGCACCGACAGGGTACAGCAAATTTATGACTATGTAAAGAACAATATACGCTGGAATGGTTTGTACAGAATATACCCTAAAAAAAGTATTGCTGAACTGCTGGAAACCAAAGAAGGCAGCAGTGTGGAGATCAACCTTTTGCTTACCCTATTGCTTTCTGAAGCCGGGTTTACCGCTAACCCAGTGCTGGTGAGTACCAGGGAGCATGGCAAACCGCAACGCACCTATCCCCTGCGCTCCCAGTTCAACCATGTAATTGTACACGTACTGGTTGGCGATAAAACCTATTTATTGAATGCTACTGATCCACTCCGCTCTTATAAGATCTTAGATAAAGAAGACCTGAATATAGCCGGTTTCCTGCTTGATAAAAATCAACCCAGGTGGATAGAAATTAAGCCCACAATTGAAACAAGAGACGTGATCGTAATGACAGCAGATTTGTCAGACATAAAAAATCCTACATACCAGGCAGATGTCAATTTTAAGGGATATTCGTCTTTAGACCACAAAAAGGCTTTCCTCAAACTGGGCAAAGATGCCTATATCAAGAAGCAGACAACGGCCAGCTTAACAGATTATACCCTCACAAATTTTTCGCCTTCGCCTGTAGAAGATGCCGAGCAGGATTTTAGGACTGTATATCAGTTTACTTCAGATCAGATCGATCCCGACGCAAAAATGCTATATATTAAGCCGGTATTACTTCACTCTTTCCAGGAAAATCCATATAAACAAGTCGACCGGCGCTTACCGGTAGAACATGATTATCAGGTTGGGTTTAATTATATTCTCAACATGAAAATTCCGGCAGGTTACCAGGTTCAGGAATTACCTAAATCCATTTTAGTCCGTTTGCCGGAAAATAAAGGTGATTTCAAATATGACATTAAGCACAGTGGGCAACAGATACAGCTTTCTACCAGTGTTACGATTAAACCATTCCTGCAACCGGCGGATTATTTCTTGTATCTAAAAGAGTTTCATAACCAGGTAATGGCCAAATTCAACGAGTTTATCGTCCTTCAAAAACAGTAG
- a CDS encoding bifunctional 3-deoxy-7-phosphoheptulonate synthase/chorismate mutase type II, protein MSANLTFKPLSSWIKYDQKPLVIAGPCSAETEEQLLNTARALKKLNVDALRAGIWKPRTRPNSFEGNGVVALPWIQTVKKEVGLPFAVEIATPQHIEEALKYGVDILWIGARSTVNPFNVQEIADALRGVKVPVLIKNPINPELALWIGAIERIYNAGVENIAAIHRGFSTFQKGKYRNDPFWQIPIELKTIFPDLPIICDPSHIGGKRDLIFDLSQKALDLNYDGLMIETHLDPDNAWSDAAQQVTPDRLAEILSDLKIRQASSNDAFFVNKLEEIRSQIDRVDRELIEVLAARMSLVEKLGEYKKENNVAIFQVERWNEVFKSRPEWAAKMNVHEDFVADLFKLIHLESIRKQTEVSERTIVK, encoded by the coding sequence ATGTCTGCTAATTTAACATTTAAACCTCTTTCTTCGTGGATCAAATATGATCAGAAGCCATTGGTTATTGCCGGTCCTTGCAGTGCTGAAACAGAAGAACAACTGCTTAATACAGCCCGTGCCCTCAAAAAGTTGAACGTCGATGCCCTTCGTGCAGGTATCTGGAAACCCCGTACCCGTCCGAACAGCTTTGAAGGAAATGGTGTAGTGGCGCTGCCCTGGATTCAAACCGTAAAAAAAGAGGTAGGTCTGCCCTTTGCCGTAGAAATTGCTACGCCCCAGCATATTGAGGAAGCCTTAAAATATGGCGTGGATATTCTCTGGATTGGTGCCCGCAGCACCGTAAATCCTTTTAATGTACAGGAAATTGCAGATGCCCTCAGAGGGGTGAAAGTGCCTGTACTGATTAAAAACCCAATCAATCCGGAACTGGCTCTGTGGATTGGTGCCATTGAGCGTATTTACAATGCAGGGGTTGAGAATATTGCGGCCATTCACCGTGGGTTCTCTACATTCCAGAAAGGCAAATACCGTAACGACCCGTTCTGGCAGATTCCAATTGAACTTAAAACTATTTTCCCTGACCTTCCGATCATCTGCGATCCTAGCCACATCGGCGGAAAGCGGGATCTGATATTCGACCTTTCCCAGAAAGCGCTGGATCTGAACTATGATGGCTTGATGATTGAAACGCATTTAGATCCGGATAATGCATGGAGCGATGCTGCCCAGCAAGTTACGCCAGACCGTCTGGCTGAAATTCTGTCTGACCTTAAAATCCGCCAGGCAAGCAGCAACGATGCTTTCTTTGTGAATAAACTCGAAGAAATCCGTAGCCAGATCGACCGGGTAGACCGCGAACTGATCGAAGTACTGGCTGCACGGATGTCGCTGGTAGAAAAATTAGGTGAATACAAAAAAGAAAACAACGTAGCAATTTTCCAGGTAGAACGCTGGAATGAAGTGTTCAAATCCCGTCCGGAATGGGCTGCCAAAATGAATGTGCATGAAGATTTTGTAGCAGACCTTTTCAAACTGATTCACTTAGAATCTATCCGTAAGCAAACGGAAGTAAGCGAACGGACGATCGTTAAATAA